In the genome of Lytechinus pictus isolate F3 Inbred unplaced genomic scaffold, Lp3.0 scaffold_29, whole genome shotgun sequence, one region contains:
- the LOC135158093 gene encoding uncharacterized protein LOC135158093, which translates to MRDTCKARAGYIRDNKDKPVQELLLLFPRLIDTEGMVDQDFRILFPQSADKLFLTWPKFCRHVLNYAEKQVDWRLYLNFKGAVETDEQEVNLSLQVLPMLFPPGKKKGAKGRSGSSTMDEARKAFVQRKEIGTNIPGFLDQKTQTQPFVLIQGEIDKPEQVFVVVENSTIPCTSLLKGIDICMKLVYILDMDYAWQCQHVWDFLQKNVYKLGQVKGRGTSVPAVTLLKTYLENKVKEV; encoded by the exons ATGAGGGATACCTGTAAGGCGAGGGCAGGCTACATTAgagacaataaggacaaacctGTGCAAGAGCTTTTACTGTTGTTTCCACGTTTAATTGACACAGAAGGAATG GTTGACCAGGATTTCCGAATTCTTTTCCCACAATCAGCAGATAAGTTATTCCTCACATGGCCGAAATTTTGCAGACATGTCCTGAACTATGCTGAAAAGCAGGTGGATTGGAGGCTATACCTTAACTTCAAAGGTGCTGTTGAAACAG ATGAACAGGAGGTAAACTTATCTCTGCAGGTGTTGCCTATGCTGTTTCCACCGGGAAAGAAGAAAGGGGCAAAAGGGAGAAGTGGTTCTTCAACGATGGATGAAGCCCGCAAGGCATTCGTGCAGCGCAAAGAG ATTGGTACAAACATACCAGGCTTCTTGGACCAGAAGACTCAAACACAACCGTTTGTGTTAATTCAAGGTGAAATTGACAAACCAGAACAAGTGTTTGTTGTTGTGGAAAATAGCACCATCCCATGTACAAGTCTCCTGAAAGGAATTGATATATGCATGAAACTAGTGTATATCCTTGATATGGATTATGCTTGGCAATGTCAACATGTTTGGGACTTTCTGCAGAAGAATGTTTACAAACTTGGGCAGGTGAAAGGTAGAGGTACCTCAGTTCCAGCAGTAACACTTCTCAAAACCTATCTAGAAAacaaggtaaaagaagtttag